The Pyxidicoccus sp. MSG2 DNA segment CGTCGGCTCGTCCCCGTGGCGCTGCTGGGGCCCCCGCTGCTGGGCGTGAGCCTGGTCCTGCTGTACGGCGCGGGTGTCATCAACCACGAGGCGAAGCTGCCCCTCTTCGCCACCGCGGTGTGCGCGGGCGGCACGGGGCTGGTGCTGCTGGCGGCGCGCGCGCTGGACGTGCTCGAGGTCCGCCGCCGGGAGACCACCGCCGCGCTGGAGGCCTCCGAGGCGCGCTACCGCGGGCTGCTGGAGACGGCGCCGGCTCCGGTGCTCACGGTGGACGCGCGAGGCCTCCTGCGCTTCGTCAACGCGGAGGCGGAGCGGGTGTTCGGCTACCGGCGCGAGGAATTGCTCGGGCGCGAGGTGGAGGTGCTCGTTCCAGAGGGACTCTTCGGCGGCCGCCGCCTGGATGCCGCGCCCGATGAGCGCTCCCTGCACGGGCTGCGCAAGGACGGCTCACAGGTGCGGCTGGAGGTGCGGCTGAGCCTCGTGTCGGACCAGGAGGGGACGAGCCTGCTCGCCCTGCTCCGCGACGTCACCGAGCGCGAGCGGTTCCTCGCCGGCGTGCAGCGCGCCCACGAGGAGGCGGAGATGCAGCGCGGCCTCCTCCAGGTGGTGTTGGACCATGCGCCCGTGGGCGTCGTGTTCGTGGACCCGGAGGCCGGCACGGTGGTGACCAACCGCGTCGCCGACGCGATGTATGCCCTGCCCCAGACGCCGATGCGGCAGGCCGATTACGTGAAGCTCCTGCGCTACCCGGACGGGCGGCCCGTGGGGATGGAGGAATTGCCCTCCGCGCGCGCCGCCGCGACGGGCAGGGCGGTGGGCCCGGAGGAGTACCTCATCGTCCAGCCGAGCGGACACACCGTGCCCGTGCTGGCCACGGCGGCGCCCATCCCCGGGCCCTCGGGCAGGCCGCGCGGCGTGGTGGTCAGCCTGCAGGACCTCACCACGCGCCACGAGCTGGACCAGTTGCGCGAGGAATACGTGGGCCTCATCTCGCATGATTTGCGCGGCCCCCTCCAGGTCATCAACCTGCGGGCGAGCCTGCTCCAGCGCGGCCTGCACGCGCGGCACCTGTCGCGCGAGGAGGGACTCACCGAGGCCATCCTCCACAGCGTGGGGTGGATGAGCTCCATGATTGAAGACCTGCTCGAGGGCTCGCGCCTGGAGGCGAAGCGGGCCGCGCTGCGGCGCGAGCCGAAGGACCTGGTGCGCTTCCTGGAGGAGGTGCTGGAGCGCGACGTGCCCCCGAACCTGCGCGAGCGCTTCCGGCTGGAGGTGGCAGGCCCGGTGCCGCAGGTGTGGCTGGACCCGACGCGGCTGGAGCGGGTGCTGTCCAACCTGCTCGGCAACGCCGCGAAGTACAGCCCGCCGCCGCTGCCGGTGGTGGTGCGCGCCCGGGCGCAGGAAGGGCGGGTGGTGGTGTCGGTGAGCGACCAGGGGCCGGGGCTGGCCCCCATGGACGCGGCGCGCATCTTCGACAAGTACTACCGCACGCAGCAGAGCAGTGCGTCCGACACGAAGGGGCTGGGCCTGGGGCTCTACATCAGCCGCCTCATCGTCGAAGCACACGGCGGCCACATCTGGGTGGAGAGCGAGCCCGGCAGGGGTGCCACCTTCCTGTTCAGTCTGCCGGTGGAGCCCCCGCGCCAGGAGCCCGGCCCCGGCCCGCTGCCGGGCGCGACGGGGCCGGGGAACAACGCCTGAGTCACGGGCGCCGGGCCACCCAGCGCGGCAGCCAGTCGGCGCCCTTCGCGGTGGTGAGCCGCGTCTGCCCGGTGCCATCCGCGCGCATCAAGTACACGTCCGTGTCCCCCTGG contains these protein-coding regions:
- a CDS encoding sensor histidine kinase, whose protein sequence is MSRTGRPQSGTAATVRALAWLAALGVPAIGVLTLLGHMRNVTVLKSVMAGYPTTQPTSSLALILGGLSLGLRLPRRASALRSAMAVACAMAVLAIGAVSLIHDVTGVEVGVASLLARRSSPLTSMCLVLLGLALAMLGGPRRRARTRDALTVLAMLLALLGFNGLLLGPLVGGAPLPFLEHRSMGLPTSIALGLLGLGTLCARPELGLVARVTRDTLGGFLARRLVPVALLGPPLLGVSLVLLYGAGVINHEAKLPLFATAVCAGGTGLVLLAARALDVLEVRRRETTAALEASEARYRGLLETAPAPVLTVDARGLLRFVNAEAERVFGYRREELLGREVEVLVPEGLFGGRRLDAAPDERSLHGLRKDGSQVRLEVRLSLVSDQEGTSLLALLRDVTERERFLAGVQRAHEEAEMQRGLLQVVLDHAPVGVVFVDPEAGTVVTNRVADAMYALPQTPMRQADYVKLLRYPDGRPVGMEELPSARAAATGRAVGPEEYLIVQPSGHTVPVLATAAPIPGPSGRPRGVVVSLQDLTTRHELDQLREEYVGLISHDLRGPLQVINLRASLLQRGLHARHLSREEGLTEAILHSVGWMSSMIEDLLEGSRLEAKRAALRREPKDLVRFLEEVLERDVPPNLRERFRLEVAGPVPQVWLDPTRLERVLSNLLGNAAKYSPPPLPVVVRARAQEGRVVVSVSDQGPGLAPMDAARIFDKYYRTQQSSASDTKGLGLGLYISRLIVEAHGGHIWVESEPGRGATFLFSLPVEPPRQEPGPGPLPGATGPGNNA